A region from the Brachyspira hampsonii genome encodes:
- the fliF gene encoding flagellar basal-body MS-ring/collar protein FliF: protein MQDFINKLTSQIKNIFAKTTTLQKAVLIGILVIGLGAIIATIMLTSRRTGTLLFQQALTQEDARNVIAVLDANNIRYQYRNGFITLNSEADKAKAELELVKEGRMPTGVDGWELFDAPRIGITDVELDINKRRSLTKAITQLLTKLDFVQEATVDLAFPKKEYLTDIDSPVTASVVIRAQPFKEDILRDPKTVRGLQQLIAMGVDKLKPEFVTITDSTGYVLTDFTDEAANLKLKVAQEELKIVDRERKKIENKIRQTLGRIYTNRVETTIALELIWDDVSITNNLVLPIILKEDDPTTPYDDSQFTNKVQVSSRTVTEDWKGQQFIPQGAAGAEENVPPGYKDKSDRWQTYTKTDAQDNYELSKRYEAIKKGSYQIGKISAAVALDGRWTKAYDQNGDPIITNGNSYVREYHPVTTEEIRNVTSLVQAAIGYDLKRGDQVSVTHIQFDHWDRFNAEDAKLMRDRFIRKTLIITMISLLILFVLALAIRAIQKELARRRRLREEELERKQMEMRRQAMMNANEEPISEMSLEDAARKKLMDEVIRVSHERPDDVAQLLRTWMADDKS, encoded by the coding sequence ATGCAGGACTTTATAAATAAATTAACAAGTCAAATAAAGAATATTTTTGCTAAAACAACAACATTGCAAAAAGCCGTTTTAATAGGTATTTTAGTAATAGGTCTAGGAGCAATAATAGCAACAATAATGCTTACATCAAGAAGAACAGGAACATTATTGTTTCAGCAGGCATTGACTCAGGAAGATGCTAGAAATGTTATAGCAGTTTTGGATGCAAATAACATAAGATATCAATACAGAAACGGATTCATTACACTTAATAGCGAAGCTGATAAGGCTAAAGCAGAATTAGAATTGGTAAAAGAGGGAAGAATGCCTACAGGAGTTGACGGTTGGGAATTATTTGATGCCCCTCGTATTGGTATAACAGATGTTGAACTTGATATCAATAAAAGAAGATCTTTAACTAAAGCTATAACTCAGCTTTTAACTAAATTAGATTTTGTACAGGAAGCTACAGTTGATTTGGCATTTCCTAAGAAAGAATATTTAACAGATATAGATTCACCTGTTACAGCATCAGTAGTTATTAGAGCACAGCCTTTTAAAGAGGATATTTTAAGAGACCCTAAAACAGTAAGAGGCTTGCAGCAATTAATAGCAATGGGTGTAGATAAATTAAAACCAGAGTTTGTAACAATTACAGACAGTACAGGTTATGTATTAACAGACTTTACAGATGAAGCTGCAAACTTAAAATTAAAAGTAGCTCAGGAAGAGTTAAAAATAGTTGACAGAGAAAGAAAAAAGATAGAAAATAAAATAAGACAAACATTAGGAAGAATATATACTAACAGAGTAGAAACAACAATAGCATTAGAACTTATATGGGACGATGTTAGTATAACAAATAATTTAGTTCTTCCAATAATATTAAAAGAAGATGATCCTACAACACCTTATGATGACAGTCAGTTTACTAATAAGGTTCAAGTATCAAGCCGTACAGTAACAGAGGATTGGAAAGGACAGCAATTTATACCTCAAGGTGCTGCAGGTGCTGAAGAAAATGTACCTCCAGGATATAAAGATAAAAGCGACAGATGGCAGACATATACAAAAACAGATGCACAGGACAATTATGAATTAAGCAAAAGATACGAAGCTATTAAGAAAGGAAGTTATCAAATAGGTAAAATATCTGCTGCAGTTGCTTTGGACGGAAGATGGACTAAGGCTTATGATCAGAATGGAGATCCTATCATAACTAATGGAAATAGTTATGTAAGAGAGTATCACCCAGTAACAACAGAGGAGATAAGAAATGTTACTTCATTAGTACAGGCTGCTATTGGTTATGATTTGAAAAGAGGAGACCAAGTAAGCGTAACACATATTCAGTTTGACCATTGGGACAGATTTAATGCTGAAGATGCTAAACTTATGAGAGATAGATTTATAAGAAAGACATTAATCATAACAATGATTTCTTTGCTTATACTGTTTGTATTAGCATTAGCAATAAGAGCTATACAGAAAGAACTTGCTAGAAGACGCAGACTTAGAGAAGAAGAGCTTGAACGCAAACAGATGGAAATGCGTAGACAGGCTATGATGAATGCTAATGAAGAGCCTATAAGTGAAATGAGTTTAGAAGATGCAGCTCGTAAGAAACTTATGGATGAAGTTATAAGAGTAAGTCATGAAAGACCTGATGATGTTGCTCAGCTTCTTCGTACTTGGATGGCTGATGATAAAAGCTAA
- a CDS encoding CinA family protein gives MKAIESKSIEEKSIEVVKLLINRKLKITSAESCTGGLFASSITSVSGSSECFEGSFVTYSNEIKHRIINVKKQTLEKYGAVSEECVLEMAENTRKIMKSDISIAISGIAGPSGGSDEKPVGLVWICLAAEGYIKAYKNIFSGSRQSVREQSVLFSLSLVENFIKKC, from the coding sequence ATGAAAGCTATAGAATCAAAATCAATAGAAGAAAAATCTATTGAAGTTGTAAAACTTTTAATAAATAGAAAATTAAAGATAACATCGGCCGAATCATGTACAGGCGGATTATTTGCTTCAAGCATAACATCAGTTTCAGGTTCTTCTGAATGTTTTGAAGGTTCTTTCGTAACTTATTCTAATGAAATTAAGCATAGGATTATAAATGTTAAGAAGCAGACATTAGAAAAATACGGAGCTGTAAGTGAAGAATGCGTACTTGAAATGGCAGAAAATACTAGAAAAATAATGAAAAGTGATATATCAATAGCAATAAGCGGAATAGCAGGACCATCTGGTGGAAGTGATGAGAAACCTGTTGGTTTGGTATGGATATGTTTAGCAGCAGAAGGCTATATTAAGGCTTATAAAAATATATTTTCAGGCAGCAGACAATCAGTAAGAGAGCAGAGTGTATTATTTTCTTTGAGTTTGGTTGAAAATTTCATAAAAAAATGTTAG
- the fliH gene encoding flagellar assembly protein FliH, with protein MPEKVFKSKSIVELTQKVNIAVPHHKSQEELDYEESQEEYKGPSIEEIEAEIAGLRAQWEEDLRDMRRKAVDEADRIIEDAKTQAFEIFKSKQNEAHVISEQAKVDASRIIQDANAEKEKIQSESESIKDAAYKEGYAKGYDEGFEKSFSDSNNDLIKLTEKMKKILAETINKRNEIIDAAEAQVIEVAVLIAKRVVKMLTERDKGIVIRNIQEALRRIKGRTKITIRVNIDDLEVSARHKDEFYQMLDKIEGVTVLEDPNVDVGGCMIETDFGDIDARINTQLNEIETAIKEVEPIKGF; from the coding sequence ATGCCAGAAAAGGTTTTTAAATCTAAAAGTATTGTAGAGCTTACTCAAAAAGTTAATATTGCTGTACCTCATCATAAATCACAAGAAGAACTCGATTATGAAGAGTCTCAGGAGGAATATAAAGGTCCTTCTATTGAAGAGATTGAAGCTGAGATTGCAGGACTTAGAGCTCAGTGGGAAGAAGATTTGAGAGATATGAGAAGAAAGGCTGTTGATGAGGCAGACAGAATTATTGAAGATGCTAAAACTCAGGCCTTTGAAATATTTAAATCAAAACAAAATGAGGCACATGTTATTTCCGAACAGGCTAAAGTTGATGCTTCAAGGATAATACAAGATGCTAATGCTGAAAAAGAAAAAATACAAAGCGAATCTGAATCTATTAAAGATGCAGCATACAAAGAAGGTTATGCTAAAGGATATGATGAAGGCTTTGAAAAGTCTTTTTCTGACAGCAATAATGATTTGATTAAATTAACAGAAAAAATGAAAAAAATATTAGCTGAAACTATTAATAAAAGAAATGAAATAATAGATGCAGCAGAAGCTCAGGTTATTGAAGTAGCTGTACTTATAGCTAAACGCGTTGTAAAAATGCTTACAGAAAGAGATAAAGGTATAGTTATTAGAAATATTCAGGAAGCTTTAAGAAGAATTAAAGGAAGAACAAAAATCACTATTAGAGTTAATATTGATGATTTGGAAGTTTCCGCTAGACATAAAGATGAGTTTTATCAAATGCTTGATAAGATAGAAGGTGTAACTGTTCTTGAAGACCCTAATGTTGATGTGGGCGGATGTATGATAGAAACTGACTTCGGCGATATTGATGCTAGAATAAATACTCAGCTTAATGAAATAGAAACTGCTATTAAAGAAGTTGAACCTATAAAAGGTTTTTAA
- the miaA gene encoding tRNA (adenosine(37)-N6)-dimethylallyltransferase MiaA, which yields MKKIVFISGATASGKSSFAHKLIDNYFNNAAIISIDSIQVYRYMDIGSAKPSAQEIKKYNYKMVDILEPSVNFNIKEYLDIFKNVINSIDNVPIFGVGGTGFYIDAIKYGIFDEENDNQESSQKIRKELYERIDKYGLESLYLELLNIDKEAAENIDRFNARRVVRALEVYYNTGRKFSELKKLRKPVIDLDYLSYVIDIDRETLYDNINKRVDIMFEKGLLDEVKKIIDMGINNTYTSMQAIGYKEIYDYLINQSMSLEDTVELIKKRTRNFAKRQLTWFRREEHRRINENDLHKTADEIKKFYNIKNYNIIKNNFDKE from the coding sequence GTGAAAAAGATAGTATTTATATCAGGGGCAACAGCTTCAGGTAAAAGCAGTTTTGCTCATAAATTAATAGATAACTATTTCAATAATGCCGCCATAATATCTATAGACTCTATACAGGTTTATAGATATATGGATATAGGCTCTGCCAAACCTTCCGCACAAGAAATAAAAAAATATAATTATAAAATGGTTGATATATTAGAACCTTCTGTTAATTTCAATATAAAAGAATACCTAGATATATTTAAAAATGTAATAAACAGCATAGATAATGTTCCTATATTCGGCGTAGGAGGTACAGGTTTTTATATAGATGCTATAAAGTATGGTATTTTTGATGAAGAAAATGATAATCAGGAATCCTCACAAAAAATTAGAAAAGAGCTTTATGAAAGAATAGATAAATACGGGCTTGAAAGTTTATATTTGGAGCTTTTAAATATTGATAAGGAAGCAGCAGAAAATATAGACAGATTTAATGCAAGACGAGTTGTGAGGGCTTTGGAAGTTTATTACAATACGGGAAGAAAATTCTCGGAATTAAAAAAATTAAGAAAACCTGTAATTGATTTGGATTATTTAAGCTATGTTATTGATATTGATAGAGAAACTCTTTATGATAATATTAATAAGCGTGTTGATATAATGTTTGAAAAGGGTTTGCTTGATGAGGTAAAAAAAATTATAGATATGGGAATAAATAATACTTATACATCAATGCAAGCTATTGGATATAAAGAGATTTATGATTATTTAATTAATCAATCTATGAGTTTAGAGGATACTGTTGAGCTTATAAAAAAAAGAACTAGAAATTTTGCTAAAAGACAGCTTACTTGGTTTAGAAGAGAAGAGCATAGAAGAATAAATGAAAATGATTTGCATAAAACTGCAGATGAAATAAAAAAATTTTACAATATAAAAAATTATAATATAATAAAAAATAATTTTGACAAAGAATAA
- a CDS encoding DNA-directed RNA polymerase subunit omega, translating into MGIIPLEKLIEYKGNRYELSKAMIELAKNGGTLLKGETKYRGGKYIPTVMKNILDGKIKYEYEEGVDMTVDEEAPFKHSEVAYDEGEYASEDDSSEEENDSEYAAADSDDADDDYDDDYEEDEEKSKKKKKSSKKKDE; encoded by the coding sequence ATGGGTATAATACCGTTAGAGAAACTTATAGAATATAAAGGAAACCGCTATGAACTTAGCAAAGCTATGATTGAATTAGCTAAAAACGGCGGTACGCTTCTTAAAGGTGAAACTAAATACAGAGGCGGAAAATATATACCTACTGTTATGAAAAACATACTTGACGGAAAAATTAAGTATGAATATGAAGAAGGTGTGGATATGACTGTAGATGAAGAAGCACCTTTTAAACATTCTGAAGTAGCTTATGATGAGGGCGAATATGCTTCAGAAGATGATTCCTCAGAAGAAGAAAATGATTCTGAATATGCAGCTGCTGATTCAGATGATGCTGATGATGATTATGATGATGACTATGAAGAGGATGAAGAAAAATCCAAAAAGAAGAAAAAATCTTCAAAGAAAAAAGATGAATAA
- the gmk gene encoding guanylate kinase, which yields MSNIVVITAPSAAGKTTLIKKYMANHSNAVFSVSHTTRTKRENEVDGKDYYFIDKEKFEEMISEGDFIEWALVHDNYYGTSFKELEKADDENNILILDIDIQGALYIKEKGIDANYIFITPPSMEILKKRLEDRGTETEESIKLRIWNAKRELEYKDQFDIIIENDDIEEAYKKLEEAINSKL from the coding sequence ATGAGCAATATTGTTGTTATTACAGCCCCTTCGGCAGCCGGCAAAACTACTTTAATAAAGAAGTATATGGCTAATCATTCTAATGCAGTTTTCAGTGTTTCGCATACCACTAGAACTAAAAGAGAAAATGAAGTTGACGGTAAAGACTATTATTTCATAGATAAAGAGAAATTTGAAGAAATGATATCAGAAGGCGATTTCATAGAATGGGCATTAGTTCATGATAATTATTACGGAACTTCATTCAAAGAATTAGAAAAAGCTGATGATGAAAATAATATTTTGATACTAGATATAGATATTCAGGGTGCTTTATATATAAAAGAAAAGGGAATAGATGCTAATTATATATTCATAACACCTCCTTCTATGGAAATTCTAAAAAAAAGGCTGGAAGATAGAGGAACTGAAACTGAAGAAAGTATAAAACTCAGAATTTGGAATGCCAAAAGAGAATTAGAATATAAAGATCAATTTGATATTATCATAGAAAATGATGATATTGAAGAAGCTTATAAAAAATTAGAAGAAGCAATCAATTCAAAATTATAA
- the fliG gene encoding flagellar motor switch protein FliG, whose protein sequence is MPAEKEKDKKQRVLSGRQKVAIFLVSLGMETSSEIFKHLREEEIEQITFDIARLENIESADKDAVFREFQEMMIAQDFITQGGIDYARDLLERSVGSQKASDIINRLTSSLQVRPFDFIRRTDPAHLLNFIQGEHPQTIALILAYLEAQKAASILGALPTEIQPDVAKRIAIMDRTSPEVLREVERVLERKLSTLASEDFTSAGGIDSIVEIINSVDRSTEKSIIESLEEDDPELAEEIKKRMFVFEDIVLLDDRAIQKVLREVDSSDLAKALKSVDTDAQDKVYRNMSKRAAALLKEDMDFMGPVRLKDVEEAQQKIVNIIRKLEEQGDIVVARAGEDEMVV, encoded by the coding sequence ATGCCTGCAGAGAAAGAAAAAGATAAAAAACAACGAGTGCTAAGCGGCCGTCAAAAAGTTGCTATATTTTTAGTATCTCTCGGAATGGAAACTTCAAGTGAAATATTTAAACATTTGAGAGAGGAAGAAATAGAGCAGATAACATTTGATATCGCGAGACTTGAAAATATAGAATCCGCTGATAAGGATGCAGTATTTAGAGAATTCCAAGAGATGATGATAGCTCAGGACTTCATAACTCAAGGCGGTATAGATTATGCAAGAGACTTGCTTGAAAGATCTGTGGGCAGTCAGAAAGCCAGCGATATAATCAATAGATTAACTTCTTCATTACAGGTTAGACCTTTTGATTTTATACGCCGTACAGACCCAGCTCACTTGCTTAACTTTATACAAGGTGAGCACCCTCAAACTATAGCACTTATTTTGGCATATTTGGAAGCCCAAAAAGCTGCTAGTATATTGGGAGCTTTGCCTACAGAGATACAGCCTGATGTAGCTAAGCGTATTGCCATAATGGACAGAACTTCTCCTGAGGTTTTAAGAGAGGTTGAAAGGGTACTTGAAAGAAAACTTTCTACTCTTGCAAGCGAAGACTTTACTTCTGCCGGCGGTATAGACTCTATAGTAGAAATTATTAACAGCGTTGATAGATCTACTGAGAAAAGTATTATTGAGAGCTTGGAAGAAGATGATCCGGAACTTGCAGAAGAGATCAAGAAACGTATGTTTGTATTTGAAGATATCGTTTTACTTGATGACAGAGCTATACAGAAAGTACTTCGTGAAGTTGATTCAAGCGATTTGGCTAAAGCACTTAAAAGTGTTGATACAGATGCTCAGGATAAAGTTTACAGAAACATGTCCAAACGTGCTGCTGCATTGCTTAAAGAGGATATGGACTTTATGGGACCTGTTCGTCTTAAAGATGTTGAAGAAGCACAGCAGAAAATCGTTAATATCATACGTAAACTTGAAGAACAAGGTGATATTGTTGTTGCCCGTGCTGGTGAAGATGAAATGGTTGTATGA